A single genomic interval of Leeia speluncae harbors:
- a CDS encoding zonular occludens toxin domain-containing protein, whose amino-acid sequence MSIAISELWTGLPGNGKTLFVIEHLHKLRQEEPDLPIYVHGIDWKDKGIEEINPLPIPDPNEWHLLPAPCYVVIDECQDVFPKRPNNSAVPDKCAMFAKLRHDGFRTLLITQDAKDIDPFVTRKIGKHTHLERMAGAEATQHVIKPKVFDPDSKAARKGAEFVTRTFPKKYYDYYRSAETHTMKFKMPKAFRLGIYSILFAVFAISFFIYKYHNGFFTDITGTKEKPASDGLVLSKKESPASLPSGPSSKPKTEKEFFDERKPLIQGFPQTAPRYDSMSTPVRAQKLTMCVLTASRCECYNQDGGKIPDTPKRTCEYVAKNGYFDDTIPDRQNIEPSNSLAANPLTDSSQKLDTTNQTTIKDVTGADKKWPIKAQPYS is encoded by the coding sequence ATGTCTATTGCCATTTCTGAACTTTGGACAGGTTTACCGGGCAACGGTAAAACTCTTTTCGTAATTGAACACCTGCACAAATTAAGACAAGAAGAACCTGATCTTCCTATTTATGTTCATGGTATCGATTGGAAAGACAAAGGCATTGAAGAAATCAATCCCCTTCCTATTCCTGACCCTAATGAATGGCATTTACTCCCTGCTCCTTGCTACGTTGTCATTGACGAATGCCAAGATGTTTTTCCTAAACGTCCTAATAATTCAGCCGTTCCAGATAAGTGCGCGATGTTTGCAAAACTGCGTCATGATGGTTTTCGTACCTTATTAATTACCCAAGACGCTAAAGACATTGATCCTTTTGTTACTAGAAAGATTGGTAAACACACTCATTTAGAAAGAATGGCGGGGGCTGAAGCAACCCAGCATGTTATTAAGCCTAAAGTTTTTGATCCAGATTCTAAGGCCGCTCGAAAAGGTGCTGAATTTGTAACCCGTACATTTCCAAAAAAGTATTACGACTATTATCGATCTGCTGAAACGCACACCATGAAATTTAAGATGCCAAAAGCTTTTAGGCTTGGTATCTATTCAATATTATTTGCTGTCTTTGCTATATCGTTTTTCATTTATAAATATCACAACGGTTTCTTTACAGACATTACTGGCACAAAAGAAAAGCCTGCTTCTGACGGTCTTGTATTATCAAAAAAAGAATCCCCTGCTTCTTTGCCTTCTGGCCCGTCCTCTAAGCCGAAAACTGAAAAAGAATTTTTTGATGAAAGAAAACCTTTAATTCAAGGCTTCCCACAAACCGCACCTAGATATGATTCAATGTCTACCCCTGTTCGTGCTCAAAAGCTCACTATGTGCGTTTTAACGGCTTCCAGATGTGAATGCTATAACCAAGATGGTGGGAAGATTCCAGACACACCCAAACGAACCTGTGAATATGTCGCTAAAAATGGGTATTTTGACGACACTATTCCAGATCGACAAAACATAGAACCCTCTAATTCATTAGCGGCTAACCCTCTAACCGATTCTTCTCAGAAATTAGATACTACTAATCAGACCACGATTAAAGACGTTACTGGGGCTGATAAGAAATGGCCTATCAAAGCTCAACCTTACAGTTAG
- a CDS encoding DUF2523 family protein, with protein sequence MGKIIAWALGGLATFLGPLLAKALFSLGVGAVTYVGIDTLQQKMSLFIFQQLNSTGQTLYLGLDYFGIIAAIQMFLATGSAILTLKATKTAFTISKS encoded by the coding sequence ATGGGAAAAATTATTGCATGGGCGCTTGGTGGCTTAGCCACGTTTCTAGGTCCTTTACTTGCTAAAGCTCTTTTCTCGCTTGGCGTTGGTGCTGTTACTTATGTTGGTATTGATACTCTACAGCAAAAAATGAGCTTGTTTATTTTTCAACAACTCAACTCTACGGGCCAAACTCTTTACCTTGGTTTAGATTACTTCGGAATCATCGCAGCCATTCAAATGTTTCTTGCTACTGGTTCCGCTATTCTTACACTTAAAGCGACTAAAACCGCTTTTACCATATCTAAAAGCTAA